A stretch of Lujinxingia sediminis DNA encodes these proteins:
- a CDS encoding transglutaminase TgpA family protein has translation MTPFVQRLERLHAIFLYISLALAFLAVVFGGAAGAGMLVVFPLFALGAPAIRHVLPGLIRQNWLWNILILTVLVLTIAEYLTNPLADIIALGIRFVLVLILIKLISRRGPRDELQLHALSLLTFAAASAANEGLSFGLLFGAYILSGTFTMALFHLKSESERRPLLQSPRKSPFDRFYVSVLAGISLAIFASSLLIFFTFPRVGLGLFVTQSRESLSVAGFSEDVELGSHGVLRSNPQVVMRVEFPEAAPPTDIASMRWRAMTFDSYDGRRWSRTLAESERPAPYNRNASYDLEFLRPPPLDRLLANETPRQVQIYLEPLGTNILPTLWPPATIELGLGEMAQLIGTRAASLTRDHYGDLRHTMDSELGLTYSLGYFDAPPPTALQRIEGRMLDARLEDMYTQLPENFDSRIGALAREITATSGDPYSSAGAIAGYFAREFTYTTDLPEVDPDQPIASFLFETRAGHCEYFATAAALMLRSQGIPTRLVNGFLGGTWNEVGDYLTVRQGDAHAWIEVFVPDLGWVPVEATPAIESGFGQRSAWMRLGADAYDAMRQAWFKWVLEYDIQAQIAVLRRVARVVAPQGAPSDRGSSAEEDREQETIPLKDAIFGLGWLTLMAASGWRGATGPARSPARRALGISMWMGLGALWVSWFLGWSIEHALLGAFSVGGAFSVALMLVNRPQKMARYEVSRAFETIARAGARRGLERRDDEGPQRYLERVAASLDEAGRGHVEAFQRRYLNVRFGGGPYGPAQARELRRHARQVVLALRRAAR, from the coding sequence ATGACGCCCTTTGTTCAGCGACTGGAGCGCCTCCACGCCATCTTTCTCTACATCTCGCTGGCGCTGGCCTTTCTGGCAGTCGTCTTCGGCGGTGCCGCCGGTGCGGGGATGCTGGTCGTCTTTCCGCTCTTCGCTCTCGGGGCCCCCGCGATTCGCCATGTGCTTCCCGGGCTGATTCGCCAGAACTGGTTATGGAACATCCTCATCCTGACCGTCCTCGTGCTCACCATCGCCGAGTATTTGACCAACCCCCTGGCCGACATCATCGCGCTGGGTATCCGCTTTGTACTGGTGCTCATTCTCATCAAGCTCATCAGCCGTCGGGGCCCCCGCGATGAACTTCAACTTCATGCACTAAGCCTGCTGACCTTCGCCGCGGCCAGCGCCGCCAACGAGGGTTTGAGTTTTGGGCTGCTCTTCGGGGCATACATCCTCTCGGGGACCTTCACCATGGCGCTCTTCCATCTGAAGAGCGAAAGTGAGCGGCGCCCCCTGTTGCAGTCGCCGCGGAAATCCCCCTTCGATCGCTTCTACGTCTCGGTGCTCGCTGGCATTAGCTTGGCGATCTTTGCTTCCTCGCTGCTGATCTTTTTTACCTTCCCGCGGGTGGGGCTGGGGCTCTTTGTCACCCAATCCCGCGAGAGCCTCTCAGTGGCGGGGTTCTCCGAAGACGTCGAGCTGGGAAGTCACGGCGTGTTGCGCTCCAACCCTCAGGTGGTGATGCGCGTGGAGTTCCCCGAGGCCGCGCCTCCTACAGACATCGCATCGATGCGCTGGCGAGCGATGACCTTTGACAGCTACGACGGTCGAAGGTGGAGCCGCACCCTGGCAGAGAGCGAGCGCCCCGCCCCCTACAATCGAAACGCCAGCTACGATCTGGAATTTTTGCGCCCTCCGCCCCTCGACAGGCTCCTGGCCAACGAGACGCCTCGCCAGGTGCAGATCTATCTGGAGCCGCTGGGCACCAACATCCTGCCCACACTCTGGCCACCGGCCACCATCGAACTGGGACTCGGTGAGATGGCGCAGCTCATCGGCACGAGGGCGGCCAGCCTCACACGCGACCACTATGGCGATCTTCGCCACACCATGGACTCCGAGCTGGGGCTGACCTACTCGCTTGGCTACTTCGATGCGCCGCCCCCCACCGCTCTGCAACGCATCGAAGGCCGCATGCTCGATGCGCGACTGGAGGACATGTACACACAGCTCCCCGAGAACTTCGATTCCCGTATCGGCGCGCTCGCCAGGGAGATCACCGCCACATCTGGCGATCCGTACAGCAGCGCCGGGGCCATCGCCGGATATTTCGCCCGCGAGTTCACCTACACCACCGATCTTCCGGAGGTGGATCCCGACCAGCCCATCGCATCATTTCTCTTCGAAACCCGCGCCGGGCACTGCGAGTACTTCGCCACGGCCGCCGCCCTGATGTTGCGCTCTCAGGGCATTCCCACGCGCCTGGTCAATGGCTTTCTGGGCGGCACCTGGAACGAGGTGGGCGACTACCTCACCGTCCGCCAGGGCGACGCACACGCCTGGATTGAGGTCTTCGTACCCGACCTCGGGTGGGTGCCCGTGGAGGCCACCCCGGCGATTGAGAGCGGCTTTGGCCAGCGATCGGCATGGATGCGCCTGGGAGCCGACGCCTACGATGCCATGCGCCAGGCCTGGTTTAAGTGGGTGCTGGAGTACGACATTCAGGCCCAGATCGCGGTGCTGCGACGCGTTGCGCGGGTGGTCGCTCCGCAAGGCGCGCCCTCAGATCGAGGATCCTCCGCCGAAGAGGACCGGGAGCAAGAAACGATACCGCTTAAAGATGCGATCTTCGGGCTGGGCTGGCTCACGCTGATGGCCGCCTCAGGCTGGCGAGGCGCCACCGGCCCGGCGCGCAGCCCTGCACGTCGCGCCCTGGGCATCTCCATGTGGATGGGCCTCGGCGCGCTCTGGGTGAGCTGGTTTCTGGGCTGGTCGATCGAGCACGCGCTGCTGGGTGCCTTCAGCGTAGGCGGCGCCTTCTCGGTGGCGCTGATGCTGGTGAATCGACCGCAAAAGATGGCGCGTTACGAGGTGAGCCGGGCCTTCGAAACCATCGCAAGGGCCGGGGCTCGGCGAGGTCTGGAGCGCCGTGACGATGAGGGCCCCCAGCGCTATCTGGAGCGCGTGGCAGCGAGTCTGGATGAGGCCGGCCGAGGGCATGTCGAGGCGTTTCAGAGGCGCTACCTCAACGTGCGTTTTGGGGGTGGTCCCTACGGCCCGGCGCAGGCGCGCGAGCTCCGCCGCCATGCCCGTCAGGTGGTCCTGGCGCTACGGCGCGCCGCTCGCTGA
- a CDS encoding DUF58 domain-containing protein encodes MLNTTEASAPPPGGPRRAWLRPPRHLALTTPGKFFVVLTLAVGFGAINTGNNLLFLLLGMMLSLIVASGLLSEAVLRTLRVKRDLPRRVFAGEPAAGRFILENRGRWPSLSIEVAEHSPFVVAGPWRGSSLAPPRHPWWKFWRTQTSDDERPLAATYCLRADASQQTALATHYNLPVRGAYLLPGVQISTRFPFGFFEKSREIDQAQRIIVYPRIRPTPTRIAQLNQRLGDTSQSRAGRGEDFFGLRDYRDGEDQRAIHWKSTARRTAPVVRETESNDRRDIIILLDNRASASVVSPGEQQRFERGIEHVAGLLEALIASGYRTELICAPRPDGTEADPPALDLDAMLARLALVELLPSSARQPQLPSSTVASPSPAQIRIGFTALQSVEGSISLTFDDLFSATQERA; translated from the coding sequence ATGCTCAACACCACCGAAGCCTCCGCACCGCCCCCGGGGGGCCCCCGCCGCGCCTGGCTGCGGCCGCCTCGTCATCTGGCACTGACGACCCCGGGTAAATTTTTTGTTGTGCTGACGCTTGCGGTGGGGTTCGGGGCGATCAACACCGGCAACAACCTCCTCTTTTTGCTGCTGGGAATGATGCTCTCGCTGATCGTGGCGAGCGGCCTGCTCAGCGAAGCGGTTCTGCGTACGCTGCGTGTCAAACGCGATCTTCCCCGTCGCGTGTTTGCCGGGGAGCCTGCGGCTGGACGCTTTATCCTGGAGAACCGGGGGCGATGGCCCTCCTTGAGCATCGAAGTTGCAGAACACAGCCCCTTTGTCGTCGCCGGCCCCTGGCGAGGCAGCTCGCTGGCCCCTCCCCGGCACCCCTGGTGGAAGTTCTGGCGCACCCAGACCAGTGATGACGAGCGGCCCCTGGCCGCGACCTACTGCCTGCGCGCCGACGCCTCCCAACAGACTGCGCTCGCCACCCACTACAACCTCCCGGTGCGCGGTGCCTACCTGCTTCCGGGCGTGCAAATCTCAACGCGCTTTCCCTTCGGCTTCTTCGAAAAGTCCCGCGAGATCGACCAGGCCCAACGCATCATCGTCTATCCCCGGATCCGCCCCACCCCAACCCGGATCGCTCAGCTTAACCAGCGGCTGGGCGACACCTCGCAAAGCCGCGCAGGACGTGGCGAGGACTTCTTCGGCCTTCGCGACTACCGCGACGGAGAAGACCAGCGCGCCATTCACTGGAAGTCCACCGCCCGACGAACCGCCCCGGTGGTGCGCGAGACCGAGTCCAATGACCGGCGAGACATCATCATCCTGCTCGACAACCGCGCGAGCGCCTCGGTGGTTTCACCTGGTGAGCAGCAACGCTTTGAACGCGGCATCGAACACGTCGCCGGCCTGCTCGAAGCGTTGATCGCTTCGGGCTACCGCACCGAACTTATCTGCGCCCCACGTCCCGACGGCACGGAGGCAGACCCTCCGGCCCTCGATCTCGACGCCATGCTCGCACGCCTGGCGCTGGTGGAGCTTTTGCCCTCCTCGGCGCGGCAGCCGCAGCTACCCTCCTCGACCGTCGCGAGCCCTTCCCCGGCGCAAATACGCATCGGTTTTACGGCCTTACAGAGCGTTGAAGGCAGCATCTCACTGACCTTTGACGACCTTTTCAGCGCAACGCAGGAGCGCGCATGA
- a CDS encoding mechanosensitive ion channel family protein, protein MSFDFAALTDAASTWLATEGLALARNLLVFLLIVVAGMMAARIVRKAVGAAFERSRLEPSALFTQFVVNVSSKSVMLLALIIGLGNLGIDTGALIAGLGATGLVLGFALKDTLSNFAAGMLILLYRPFDVGHYVEINGIAGTVKDLTLVSTMLSTPDNKRITIPNSGVWGNPIINFSQADTRRVDIVAGIAYDADIDEAKAIFEDILATTEGVLQDPAPTVTMNGLGGSSVDFDLRGWVNTADFWAVRSRLLREVKYRLDAAGIGIPFPQQEVWMHQIKD, encoded by the coding sequence ATGAGTTTCGATTTTGCCGCGCTGACCGACGCTGCCAGCACCTGGCTTGCGACCGAGGGGTTGGCGCTGGCGCGCAACCTGCTGGTGTTCTTGCTGATTGTCGTCGCGGGCATGATGGCCGCACGCATCGTCCGAAAGGCGGTAGGCGCTGCGTTCGAGCGTTCGCGTCTGGAGCCCTCGGCGCTCTTTACACAGTTTGTGGTCAATGTCTCCAGCAAGTCGGTGATGCTGCTTGCGCTGATCATCGGCCTTGGGAATCTGGGCATCGACACCGGGGCGTTGATCGCCGGTCTTGGGGCCACCGGTCTGGTGCTTGGTTTTGCGCTCAAAGACACCTTGTCGAACTTCGCCGCCGGCATGCTCATCCTGCTTTATCGCCCCTTTGATGTGGGCCACTACGTGGAGATCAACGGCATCGCCGGTACCGTCAAGGATCTGACGCTCGTCTCCACGATGTTGAGCACGCCGGATAACAAGCGCATCACGATTCCCAACTCCGGGGTGTGGGGCAATCCCATCATCAACTTCTCCCAGGCGGACACGCGTCGCGTTGATATCGTGGCGGGCATTGCCTACGACGCGGACATCGATGAAGCGAAAGCGATCTTTGAAGATATCCTGGCGACGACCGAGGGTGTGCTTCAGGATCCGGCTCCTACCGTGACGATGAACGGGCTGGGTGGAAGCTCGGTGGACTTCGATCTGCGCGGCTGGGTCAACACGGCGGACTTCTGGGCGGTGCGCTCTCGGCTGCTTCGTGAAGTGAAGTATCGTCTTGATGCTGCTGGCATCGGCATTCCCTTCCCGCAGCAGGAAGTCTGGATGCATCAGATCAAGGACTGA